The sequence CAAGTAGTGGAACAGGTCGTGCGTCCAACCGGTTTAATTGATCCCGAGGTAGAAGTAAGGCCAATCACTGGCCAAATCGACAATCTGATGCAAGAAATTGGCCAAGTAGTTGCCAAGGGTTACCGAGTGTTAGTAACCACCCTTACTAAAAAAATGGCGGAAGATTTAACCGATTTTTTGAACGAACAGGGGATCAAAGTCCAGTATTTACATTCCGATGTGGACACTTTTGATCGCATCGAAATTTTACGGGATCTGCGTTTAGGCAAGTTTGACGTGATCGTCGGTATCAACCTGCTTCGTGAAGGATTAGATTTGCCGGAGGTGGCGCTGGTCGCTATTCTAGATGCCGATAAAGAAGGATTTTTGCGATCCCGCACCTCGCTGATCCAAACCTTCGGTCGAGCTTCTCGGAATGTGGAAGGTCGAGTGATTATGTATGCCGATCGGATCACCGGCTCCATGCAAGCGGCAATGGAAGAAGCTGCCCGCCGGCGCGAAAAACAAATTGCCTACAATCAAGAACATCATATTACCCCTACTTCAATTGTGCGCAAGATTGTCAGTATTGCTTCGGAAGCAGAAACTGAAGCAGCCAAGCATGAAGCTGAAGAAAAACGTAAACTAACCAAATTTGCCAAAACTGCTCACAGTGGAGAGATTGAACTGCTAATTGCCGATTTGGAGAATCGGATGGATTTGGCTTCCAAAAATTTGGATTTTGAAACTGCCATTGAACTTCGCGATGAAATCGATTTTCTCAAAAATCAGATAAAATAAAACAGCTTATTAACGAGCTGTTGTAACTTAACATCCAGGAGGTGAAAGAAGTGACAACAGAAGAGCGCATCCAGACATTGGCCGATATGCAGAAAACGGCTGAAAAGGTGAAAGGATGGCCATTATGGCGTCAAGCCGTGCTTGGCACTAAGCACTTTACAGACGCAGAACTTAAGGCCTACAAGGCGGGCAAATCCTATGTTGATAGCGAGGACCCTCGCTCTTAACTTCTAAAACCAACTAAACCACCCTAAGGGTGGTTTTTACTTGCTGGATCGGCCGCCCATCAGGGGCCATTCTTCGAGAATGACAAAAAACACAGAAGCGACTGGCACGGCCAGAAGCATACCTAAGATGCCCATCAGTTTGGCTCCAATCAGAATGATAATAATGATACTGATAGGGTTTAAACCGACGGTGTGCTGCATCACCTTAGGCACGAGCAGCTTGTTTTCCAATTCTTGCACTAAAATATAAAAAATAGTTACCATCAAGGCAGTTGTCGGCGAAATAGTGAAGGCGATCAAAATGGCCGGCACTGCTGAAATAATCGGTCCGATAATGGGGATAATCTCTAATATTCCCGCCAAAATAGCTAAAGTCAGGGCATAAGGTATATTCATCAACCAGAGGCCGACATAAACCAACAGCCCGACGATAATGCCCAAAATGATTTGGCCGCGGAGCCAGCCGCCCAATTTTACGCCAATTTTATGGGCAATAGTGATTAAACGAGCTTTTTGTTTAATAGGGAACAAGGAAATAAAAAATTTCTTGATCCCATCTTCATCCAAAACTAGATAAAGAGTTAAAATAAACATCACTGCCAATGCCGCCGCTCCGTTGAAGAAGCCGATAGTAGTATTAAAGATGTTTTGCAAAAATCCGCCCAAAAAATTAGATAATGAGTTGAGAGTTTCTTGGGAAGCATTGAGCCAAGCGTCGTTGCCGAGGTTTTTGAGGCTAGTGATCAAATTGCCGAAAGTCTTGAGATAGTCAGGCAACATAGCGGCCAATTGTTGGATCTGAATGATCAGTGGCGGCACAATGAAATAAACCACTGCGCTAATGAGAGCCAAGATAAATAAATAAACCATAATCACAGCGATAACTCGCGGACACTTACGACGGCATAATTTGTCTATCACCGGAGAAAGGGCCGCTGCGATAATAACCGACACAAAAATAATAGCGATAATGTCGCGCACAAAATACAAAAACCACAGCGCCAATAAAACCAGAATAACTTTAAAAATGGAGCCAGTTGATATATCTAGAATAGTTTTTTGATTCATTGTTGTTATAGTGGAAGTAGAGTAAAGCGAACATGATGCTATCGCCCACATTATACATAATATTGATAAAAAATCATTGGAATTTTTAGAAATTAGTTTATCTGATCCCATTTATCCTGAATTACTAAAGCAGATTTTTGATCCTCCGGAGCGATTGTGGGTGTGGGGCAATCCAGAAATTTTAAATAATCCGGCCATAGCCATTGTGGGTTCACGTAAACCGAGCGATTATGGTGTCCGGGCAGCTGGGTGGTTAGCCCGGGGATTAAGTCCTCATGCCTATATTATTTCCGGTCTGGCTTATGGCGTTGATACGGTGGCCCTGACGGAGGCGGCCGATCCAGGCAAAGCCATAGCGGTGATCGGTTCCGGACTAGACAGAGATAGTTTTTATCCGGCCAGTAATTGGCAATTAGCCCAGCGGATCGTTGAGCATGGCGGAGCCATTATTTCAGAATATCCCATCGGCACGCCTCCCCTGAAACATCACTTTCCGGCTAGAAATCGGATTATCGCTGGACTGGCGTTAGGCGTGGTAGCAGTAGAAGCTGGTGAGAAAAGCGGAGCCCTGATCACTACCGATCTGGCTTTGCAATTCAATCGCGATGTGTTTGCTATAGCCGGGAGCGTCTTTGCTCCACAAGCAGTGGGTACTAATAAGTTAATTAAAGACGGTGCTCAAATTATTACCCAGGTCAGCGATGTGCTAACTAGTTTGGGTATCTCTGCTGCAGATCTTCCTATCCAGCCAAGGCTGGATTTATCAACTGTCGAACAAACCATCATTAATATATTGGCTACTCAAGCAGAGGGGCTATCAGTGAATGAGTTAACTAGCCGGGTTCAGCTTGACACCCAGAAAGTCAGTAGTACACTGACGATGATGGAAATTAAAGGAGTGGTGAAGAATCTGGGGGCCGGCAAATTTACCTGCCTGGTAAGTTAGTGTAAATATAATTTTGTGTTGGATAGATAAGCAGAAAGACCACTACTTGTGTTTTTAGCAAAAAGTATATATCATAAAATTAATGAACAGTCAAAAAAACATCTTTTGTGATATTTCTTCTCTTTCAAATGAAAGCGATGTGGAACAATTCTTTGTCATCAGATTATTACAATATCTTGGATATTCTGATAATCAAATAAAAACCAAAACATCGCTTGATGAATTTCTTATCGGAAAAGGGGCTAAAAACGAAAAGTATAAACCTGATTATGTTTGTTTTGTGAACAACAAACCAAAGATTGTAATAGACGCAAAATCCCCCCAAGAAAATATTAATAATTATGTTTACCAAGTATCGGGTTATGCTTTAGCC is a genomic window of Patescibacteria group bacterium containing:
- a CDS encoding AI-2E family transporter; this encodes MNQKTILDISTGSIFKVILVLLALWFLYFVRDIIAIIFVSVIIAAALSPVIDKLCRRKCPRVIAVIMVYLFILALISAVVYFIVPPLIIQIQQLAAMLPDYLKTFGNLITSLKNLGNDAWLNASQETLNSLSNFLGGFLQNIFNTTIGFFNGAAALAVMFILTLYLVLDEDGIKKFFISLFPIKQKARLITIAHKIGVKLGGWLRGQIILGIIVGLLVYVGLWLMNIPYALTLAILAGILEIIPIIGPIISAVPAILIAFTISPTTALMVTIFYILVQELENKLLVPKVMQHTVGLNPISIIIIILIGAKLMGILGMLLAVPVASVFFVILEEWPLMGGRSSK
- the dprA gene encoding DNA-processing protein DprA; translation: MEFLEISLSDPIYPELLKQIFDPPERLWVWGNPEILNNPAIAIVGSRKPSDYGVRAAGWLARGLSPHAYIISGLAYGVDTVALTEAADPGKAIAVIGSGLDRDSFYPASNWQLAQRIVEHGGAIISEYPIGTPPLKHHFPARNRIIAGLALGVVAVEAGEKSGALITTDLALQFNRDVFAIAGSVFAPQAVGTNKLIKDGAQIITQVSDVLTSLGISAADLPIQPRLDLSTVEQTIINILATQAEGLSVNELTSRVQLDTQKVSSTLTMMEIKGVVKNLGAGKFTCLVS